The genomic DNA TCGAATATGCGCCAATCGATGAGCGCAGCTAATGCCCACGCGTCATATCGAGCACTTACGTAAGGATGATACGGCTTTGGTCATGATCGACATGCAGGAGCCTTTCCTGCGGGATGTCCATGACCGTGAGTTAGTCGTTAAAAGAGTCCAAGTTCTTCTCGATGCGGCGAAAGTGCTTGGGTTACCGATTATTGCAACTTTACAAAATGAGAACCGATTGGGAGGGTATGTACCCGAGATAGCGGAGCGTCTTCCCGAAAACTTTCACCCCATCGATAAAATGACCTTTAGCTGCATGGGATCGGAAGAGTTTCGTATGGCTCTCAGGGTTGCGAGCAGACATCAAATTCTTATCTGTGGTGTCGAAACACATATCTGCGTGAGTCAGACCGCGCTTGATTTACTAAGAGCAGGCTATCAAGCCCATGTTGCCGCCGATGCTGTCTCCAGTCGTTCAAAAGAACATTCTGAGCGGTCCCTCGATCGCATGGCCAAGGCAGGCGTGGTCATTTCCAACTCCGAATCCGCCCTCT from bacterium includes the following:
- a CDS encoding hydrolase translates to MPTRHIEHLRKDDTALVMIDMQEPFLRDVHDRELVVKRVQVLLDAAKVLGLPIIATLQNENRLGGYVPEIAERLPENFHPIDKMTFSCMGSEEFRMALRVASRHQILICGVETHICVSQTALDLLRAGYQAHVAADAVSSRSKEHSERSLDRMAKAGVVISNSESALYEMLVEAGTPEFKQILNLIK